Proteins from a genomic interval of Methanocella sp.:
- a CDS encoding serine protein kinase RIO, giving the protein MDQEKKMKSIDKRIDEYHFKIKDSSDLKAESGVFDTPTLKTLYTLSSKGIITAMGGVVSTGKEADVFHAIGENGRELAIKIYRINTSDFQKMQDYLIGDPRFSNVRGTKKDIVFAWTKKEQRNLERAAEVGVRAPEPIISERNILIMEFIGKDGVSAPRLKDIRLEQPQQVYDVVAEYMHLLYQKARLVHGDLSEYNILLYEEKPVIIDMGQAVMLEHPMAREFLARDVKNVVRYFKKSGAKCSEEELSAFIMKKD; this is encoded by the coding sequence ATGGACCAAGAAAAAAAGATGAAGAGCATCGATAAGCGCATCGATGAATATCACTTCAAGATCAAGGACTCGAGCGACCTGAAAGCAGAGAGCGGAGTCTTTGACACGCCCACGCTCAAGACGCTCTACACGCTGTCCAGTAAGGGCATCATCACGGCCATGGGCGGCGTCGTATCGACGGGTAAGGAAGCCGATGTATTCCACGCTATCGGCGAGAACGGCCGGGAGCTGGCCATCAAGATCTACCGTATTAACACCAGCGATTTCCAGAAGATGCAGGACTACCTCATCGGGGACCCCCGCTTTTCCAACGTACGGGGCACGAAAAAAGACATCGTGTTCGCCTGGACGAAAAAGGAGCAGAGGAACCTCGAGAGAGCCGCGGAAGTCGGGGTGAGGGCGCCGGAGCCCATAATAAGCGAGCGAAATATCCTTATCATGGAGTTCATAGGCAAGGATGGCGTATCGGCGCCCAGGCTAAAGGATATACGGCTGGAGCAACCCCAGCAAGTATATGACGTGGTAGCCGAATATATGCACTTGCTTTACCAGAAAGCCCGGCTCGTCCACGGAGACCTCAGCGAATACAATATTCTTCTCTACGAGGAGAAGCCGGTCATCATCGACATGGGACAGGCGGTCATGCTGGAACATCCCATGGCGCGTGAGTTTTTAGCGCGTGACGTTAAGAACGTCGTGAGATACTTTAAAAAATCTGGCGCGAAGTGCAGCGAGGAGGAGCTTAGCGCCTTCATAATGAAAAAGGATTGA
- a CDS encoding NAD-dependent epimerase/dehydratase family protein, whose amino-acid sequence MKFVVTGGAGFIGSHLVDRLLERGHEVTVIDDLSGGRLEFIDGHFPNDRFNFIKKDISVGPIMDIKGADMVYHLAANPDVKLGAENTKVHMKQNIIATYNVLEAMRELGIKNIAFTSTSTIYGEATIVPTPEEYGPLMPISLYGASKLACEALISSYCHTFGMASWIYRFANIIGDRSTHGVIYDFIRKLKDDPAKLAILGDGRQSKSYLHIGDCVDAMLFAVERNSGPVNIYNIGSEDRIDVTGIARIITEEMGLNNVKLEYTGGTRGWAGDVPFMGLSIKKLKALGWKPKYNSEESVRMCARSLLNRK is encoded by the coding sequence ATGAAATTCGTCGTAACGGGCGGAGCAGGGTTTATCGGGAGCCACCTGGTGGACCGGCTGCTCGAGCGGGGCCACGAAGTCACGGTCATCGACGACCTGTCGGGCGGCCGGCTGGAGTTCATCGACGGTCATTTTCCCAACGACCGGTTCAACTTTATTAAAAAGGACATATCGGTCGGCCCAATTATGGATATAAAAGGCGCTGATATGGTCTATCACCTGGCTGCGAACCCGGACGTGAAGCTAGGCGCGGAGAACACGAAGGTGCACATGAAACAGAACATTATCGCCACCTATAATGTGCTCGAGGCTATGCGTGAGCTCGGCATAAAGAACATCGCCTTCACCTCCACGTCGACGATCTATGGCGAGGCGACGATCGTGCCGACGCCCGAGGAGTACGGCCCCCTGATGCCAATATCGCTTTACGGGGCGTCAAAGCTCGCCTGCGAGGCGCTCATAAGCTCCTACTGCCATACGTTCGGCATGGCCTCCTGGATCTATCGTTTTGCCAATATCATCGGCGACCGAAGCACCCATGGCGTTATCTACGACTTTATCCGAAAACTGAAGGACGACCCGGCGAAGCTGGCCATCCTGGGTGACGGCAGGCAGTCGAAGTCGTATTTGCACATCGGCGACTGCGTGGACGCAATGCTCTTCGCAGTGGAGAGAAATAGCGGGCCGGTGAACATATATAACATCGGCTCCGAGGACCGCATCGACGTTACGGGCATCGCGCGGATAATTACGGAGGAGATGGGGCTGAATAATGTTAAGCTGGAATATACTGGCGGCACGCGGGGATGGGCGGGCGACGTGCCCTTCATGGGCCTTTCGATCAAAAAGCTGAAGGCGCTTGGCTGGAAGCCTAAATATAATTCAGAAGAGAGCGTACGCATGTGCGCCCGATCATTGCTGAATAGAAAATAA
- a CDS encoding KH domain-containing protein, with product MQEHIKVPQDRIGAIIGVEGNIKKIIEEKTGAMLDVDSESGVVIIESGDDSFKALKASEVIKAVARGFSPEKALKLLENEDLVLDVIDLSTMTDSPADLKRLKGRIIGKNGKTREVIEQMTGARISVYGKTVGIIGDSEQLATVREALNMLIDGAPHGAVYGFLEKRRRELKRTQMDSIY from the coding sequence ATGCAGGAGCACATCAAGGTCCCGCAGGACCGTATCGGCGCGATCATCGGCGTCGAGGGCAACATTAAAAAGATCATCGAGGAGAAGACGGGAGCGATGCTTGACGTGGACAGCGAGAGCGGGGTCGTGATCATCGAGTCCGGCGACGACTCATTCAAGGCGCTCAAGGCCAGCGAGGTCATTAAGGCCGTCGCCCGCGGGTTCAGCCCCGAGAAGGCCCTCAAGCTCCTCGAAAACGAAGACCTGGTTCTGGACGTCATCGACCTCTCGACGATGACCGACTCGCCCGCCGACCTCAAGAGGCTTAAAGGCCGCATTATCGGCAAGAACGGCAAGACCCGCGAGGTCATCGAGCAGATGACGGGCGCGAGGATATCTGTCTATGGAAAGACAGTAGGTATCATCGGCGACTCCGAGCAGCTTGCGACGGTCCGCGAAGCTCTTAACATGCTCATCGACGGGGCGCCCCATGGAGCCGTCTATGGCTTCCTGGAAAAGCGCCGGCGTGAGCTAAAAAGGACACAGATGGATTCCATTTATTAG